From a region of the Fusobacterium sp. DD2 genome:
- a CDS encoding SMC family ATPase, giving the protein MKINRVHLENYRVHENLDIEFSKGINLLLGQNGKGKSSILEAIGIALFDSKPRTTLLDAVTFGKKSGKIEIGFTGVDGEEYIISKRIPSGGSKLSRVSDGVTIDGKADKIKELCGIKGEIKNIYDNIIVAKQNEFVSAFKDTATNRETTFNTIFNTDIYKKIGEKDLLNVYRNYEKLLSIENAKYESIGARILNPEDVKKELDGEIQKKEKYTSQIAIHTKEEEEINSQLKTINELELLREKLIGNHKYISNTIDNCKSNIEKIDNFIEDAKQAEEIVKNNKEKYEKYTFIKKEIDDKKLKKKEIEKLKIDYENKEKTKARNEGLISKIQGNIEVYQNKIDSNKNISLEKETLAGDLEYNIKEKKKHEIEYREILDNTNILIRQCTIFENDTLNMEQKIVAIKSSIDSKKSAIESKEKMILELEQENISDKLLQLEELEKKKSSLESRNNILATQKDENITAYNMLKSYQCPYLKENCENLKGKDINLYFKEKIAAIDKEYEDNTSEISGIINKLSEKKLLEEKKYKLSIFKKEIEKSKYELLTEEEHYKTLETSLSLVISNYENFRLKNSFENKDELQKKSSTLLFQLENLNLKKDMEELEKLQNIITSLNKDITLYETEKRKNQEQVERLKIQNIEIDIYLSQNQDIIDKFILISKEIEAEEQILKSLEPARNLYIENYKKSLEKDKYIKDKENNANILATQKERLENTAKDIEENKKHLESYNKPELLNNEIKLKEILGTLREELGKTNTQIDVLTKKLEEIHKDESELKRLEKRIKKLKIKLELTQIFRDNVKNMGKEVSKNMLKEIEIIATDNFRKITGRGERIVWSNEDKDKYMVYLVSDTSELKFEQLSGGEQVAVAISIRSAMSKLFTDSKFSIFDEPTNNLDKEKKQSLADSIGEILKNLEQSIIVTHDDTFQEMAEKVIYL; this is encoded by the coding sequence TATTATAAGCAAGAGAATTCCCAGTGGTGGATCTAAACTTTCAAGAGTTTCAGATGGAGTAACTATTGATGGAAAGGCAGATAAGATAAAAGAGCTTTGTGGCATAAAAGGTGAGATAAAAAATATATATGACAACATAATTGTTGCAAAGCAAAATGAATTTGTTTCAGCTTTTAAAGATACTGCCACAAATAGAGAAACAACATTTAATACCATATTTAACACGGATATATATAAAAAAATAGGAGAAAAGGACCTTCTTAATGTATATAGAAATTATGAAAAACTTTTAAGTATAGAAAATGCTAAATATGAGAGTATTGGTGCAAGAATTCTCAATCCTGAAGATGTAAAAAAAGAACTTGATGGAGAAATTCAAAAGAAAGAAAAATATACATCTCAAATAGCTATCCACACAAAAGAGGAAGAGGAAATAAATTCACAGCTTAAAACAATAAATGAGCTGGAATTATTACGAGAAAAACTAATAGGAAATCACAAATATATATCTAACACAATAGATAATTGTAAATCTAATATTGAAAAGATAGATAACTTTATAGAAGATGCTAAACAAGCTGAAGAGATTGTAAAAAATAATAAAGAAAAATATGAAAAATATACCTTTATAAAAAAAGAGATTGATGATAAAAAACTTAAGAAAAAAGAGATTGAAAAGCTAAAAATAGATTATGAAAACAAAGAGAAAACCAAGGCTAGAAATGAAGGGCTTATCTCTAAAATTCAGGGTAATATTGAAGTATATCAAAATAAGATAGACAGTAATAAAAACATATCTTTAGAGAAAGAAACTTTAGCTGGAGATTTAGAATATAACATAAAAGAAAAAAAGAAACATGAAATAGAATATAGAGAAATATTGGATAATACAAATATTCTCATTAGACAGTGCACTATATTTGAAAATGATACCTTAAATATGGAGCAAAAGATAGTTGCTATTAAAAGCTCAATAGACAGTAAAAAATCAGCTATTGAAAGTAAAGAAAAAATGATATTAGAACTTGAACAGGAAAATATCAGTGATAAATTGTTGCAACTTGAAGAGCTAGAAAAGAAAAAATCCTCTTTAGAGAGCAGAAATAACATTCTAGCTACACAAAAGGATGAAAATATTACTGCATATAATATGCTTAAATCTTATCAATGCCCTTATTTAAAAGAAAACTGCGAAAACCTTAAGGGTAAAGATATAAATCTATATTTTAAGGAAAAAATAGCTGCTATTGACAAAGAATATGAAGATAATACTAGTGAGATTAGTGGTATTATTAATAAACTCTCTGAAAAAAAATTACTTGAAGAGAAAAAATACAAACTTTCAATATTTAAAAAGGAGATAGAAAAATCTAAATATGAACTTTTAACTGAAGAGGAACATTACAAAACTCTTGAAACATCACTATCTCTTGTTATTTCTAATTATGAAAACTTCAGACTAAAAAACAGTTTCGAAAATAAGGATGAACTTCAAAAGAAAAGTTCAACATTGCTGTTTCAGCTTGAAAACCTTAACCTGAAAAAAGATATGGAAGAACTTGAAAAGCTTCAAAATATAATAACTTCTCTAAATAAGGATATAACTTTATATGAAACTGAAAAAAGAAAAAATCAGGAACAGGTAGAAAGATTAAAAATACAAAATATTGAAATAGATATATATCTATCTCAAAATCAGGATATTATAGATAAGTTTATACTTATTTCAAAGGAGATAGAAGCTGAGGAACAAATTTTAAAATCTCTTGAACCTGCAAGAAATTTATATATTGAAAACTATAAAAAATCACTTGAAAAAGATAAATACATCAAAGATAAGGAAAATAATGCTAATATTCTAGCTACACAAAAAGAAAGACTTGAAAATACAGCTAAAGATATAGAAGAGAATAAAAAACATTTAGAAAGCTATAATAAACCAGAGCTTTTAAATAATGAAATAAAACTCAAAGAGATACTTGGGACATTAAGAGAAGAACTTGGAAAAACAAATACCCAGATAGATGTATTAACTAAAAAGCTCGAAGAGATACATAAAGATGAATCTGAACTTAAAAGGCTTGAAAAAAGAATTAAAAAGCTCAAAATAAAGCTTGAACTTACCCAGATTTTTAGAGATAATGTAAAAAATATGGGAAAAGAAGTCTCTAAAAACATGTTAAAAGAGATTGAGATTATCGCTACTGATAACTTCAGAAAAATCACAGGACGTGGTGAAAGAATAGTCTGGTCAAATGAAGATAAGGATAAATATATGGTCTATCTTGTAAGTGACACAAGTGAATTAAAATTTGAACAGCTTTCAGGTGGAGAACAGGTAGCTGTTGCAATCTCTATCAGAAGTGCAATGAGTAAACTTTTTACTGACAGTAAATTTTCAATTTTTGATGAACCTACAAATAATCTTGATAAAGAGAAAAAACAAAGTCTTGCTGATTCAATTGGTGAGATACTTAAAAATCTTGAACAAAGTATTATAGTAACCCATGATGATACATTTCAAGAGATGGCAGAAAAAGTAATATATTTATAA
- a CDS encoding arsenate reductase family protein, producing MIIQIFGKKNCNDSRKAERFFKERGIKIQFINLKEKAPSKGELKSICAKYPIEELIDTESKEYKKMNLQYMVFDIEETLLENPILFKSPIGRFNREITIGYQPEVWKTWIEK from the coding sequence ATGATAATACAGATTTTTGGAAAAAAGAATTGCAACGATTCAAGAAAAGCAGAAAGATTTTTTAAAGAACGTGGCATTAAAATACAGTTTATAAACTTAAAAGAAAAAGCTCCATCAAAAGGAGAACTTAAGTCAATATGTGCTAAATACCCAATTGAGGAACTCATTGACACTGAATCAAAAGAATATAAAAAAATGAATCTTCAATATATGGTATTTGATATTGAGGAAACACTTTTGGAGAATCCAATACTTTTTAAATCTCCAATTGGAAGATTTAACAGAGAGATTACAATTGGATACCAACCTGAAGTATGGAAAACATGGATAGAAAAATAG